catcatcggaattctcttcagaatccgattcatcggagaattggtaatcctcccaatattttgcttccttggcggaaacaccattgaccataattaaccttggtcggttggttgaggattttcttttacttaaccgttttattatttcccccaccggttctatttcctcctccggttcctcctcttccggttctgattcttcttccggttctgattcttcttccggttcctcttcgggaacttgtgaagcagtccaatatatattcgactcttcgttattattaggtgagtcaatgggatttatgctagaggtagacatctatcacacaatatcaaacatgttaagagattaatatatcacataatatatatatatgttaataatatatagtttccaacaaaaatgttaagcaatcatttttaaagaaaacacggtcgaagtccagactcacaaatgcatcctaacaaactcgataagacacactaatgcaaattttctggttctctaagaccaacgctcggataccaactgaaatgtcccattcttattgattaaaaatgttccatattaattgatttcgttgcgaggttttgacctctatatgagacgtttttcaaagactgcattcatttttaaaacaaaccataacctttatttcataaataaaggtttaaaaagctttacgtagattatcaaataatgataatctaaaatatcctgtttacacacgaccattacataatggtttacaatacaaatatgttacatcgaaatcagttttttgaatgcagtttttacacaatatcatataaacatggactccaaatctcgtccttattttagtatgcaacagcggaagctcttagtattcacctgagaataaacatgctttaaacgtcaacaaaaatgttggtgagttataagtttaacctatatatatcaaatcgtaacaatagaccacaagatttcatatttcaatacgcatcccatacatagagataaaaatcattcatatggtgaacacctggtaaccgacattaacaagatgcatatataagaatatccccatcattccgggacacccttcggatatgatataaatttcgaagtactaaagcatccggtactttggatggggtttgttaggcccaatagatctatctttaggattcgcatcaattagggtgtctgttccctaattcttagattaccagacttaataaaaaggggcatattcgatttcgataattcaaccatagaatgtagtttcacgtacttgtgtctattttgtaaatcatttataaaacctgcatgtattctcatcccaaaaatattagattttaaaagtgggactataactcactttcacatatttttacttcgtcgggaagtaagacttggccactggttgattcacgaacctataacaatatatacatatatatcaaagtatgttcaaaatatatttacaacacttttaatatattttgatgttttatgtttattaagtcagctgtcctcgttagtaacctacaattagttgtccacagttagatgtacagaaataaatcgataaatattattttgaatcaatccacgacccagtgtatacgtatctcagtattgatcacaactcaaactatatatattttggaatcaacctcaaccctgtatagctaactccaacattcacatatagagtgtctatggttgttccgaaatatatatagatgtgtcgacatgataggtcgaaacattgtatacgtgtctatggtatctcaagattacataatatacaatacaagttgattaagttatggttggaatagatttgttaccaattttcacgtagctaaaatgagaaaaattatccaatcttgttttacccataacttcttcattttaaatccgttttgagtgaatcaaattgctatgatttcatattgaactctattttatgaatctaaacagaaaaagtataggtttatagtcagaaaaataagttacaagtcgtttttgtaaaggtagtcattttagtcgaaagaacgacgtctagatgaccattttagaaaacatacttccactttgagtttaaccataaattttggatatagtttcatgttcataataaaaattattttctcagaataacaacttttaaatcaaagtttatcatattttttaattaactaacccaaaacagcccgcggtgttactacgacggcgtaaatccggttttacggtgtttttcgtgattccgggtgttaaatcattaagttagcatatcatatagatatataacatgtatttagttgattttaaaagtcaagttagaaggattaacttttatttgcgaacaagtttagaattaactaaactatgttctagtgattacaagtttaaaccttcgaataagatagctttatatgtatgaatcgaatgatgttatgaacatcattactacctcaagttccttggataaacctactagaaatgataaaaatagatctagcttcaaaggatccttggatggcttgaaagttcttgatacagaatcatgacacgaaaacaatttcaagtaagatttccactcgaaataagattgttatagttatagaaattgaattaaagtttgaatatgattattaccttgtattagaaagataacctactgtaagtaacaaaggtttcttgatcttggatgattacttggaatgaatttagaaaacttggaagtaaacttgcaatcttggaagtattcttgattttatgaaactagaacttttagaatttttgaagaacacttagaacttgaagatagaacttgagagagatcaattagatgaagaaaattgaagaatgaaagtgtttgtaggtgtttttggtcgttggtgtatggattagatataaaggatatgtaattttgttttcatgtaaataagtcatgaatgattactcatatttttgtaattttatgagatatttcatgctagttgccaaatgatggttcccacatgtgttaagtgagtcacatgggctgctaagagctgatcattggagtaatagtacatacatctaaaagctgtgtattgtacgagtacgaatacgggtgcatacgagtagaattgttgatgaaactgaacgaggatgtaattttaagcatttttgttaagtagaagtattttgataagtgtcttgaagtctttcaaaagtgtatgaatacatattaaaacactacatgtatatacattttaactgagtcgttaagtcatcgttagtcgttacatgtaaatgttgttttgaaacctttaggttaacgatcttgttgaatgttgttaacccattgtttattataacaaatgatatgttaaattgttatattatcatgatattatgatatataatatatcttagtatgatgtatatacagttaaatgtcgttacaacgataatcgttacatatatgtctcgtttcgaaatcattaagttagtagtcttatttttacatatgtatttcattgttaatacacttaataatatatttacttatcatttaacataattaaccaagtgtatcaatatcttaatataattcatatgtacctagtaagacgttgttataacgataatcgttatatatatcgttttcgagtttcttaaattaatagtctcatttttatgtatataactcattgttaaaatacctaatgagatacatacttataataaaattatgtttactatatatataaccatatatatgtcatcgtatagtttttacaagttttaacgttcgtgaatcaccggtcaacttgggtggtcaattgtctatatgaaacctatttcaattaatcaagtcttaacaagtttgattgcttaacatgttgaaaacatttaatcatgtaaataacaatttcatttaatatatataaacatggaaaagttcgggtcactacaatgtttgCCTCCCAAAAGAAGAGGGCGGTTTGAGTATTAAAAGACTAAAACATTGGAATGTTGCGCTCATGACCTCTCACCTATGGCATTTACTTACTCTAAAGGACTCGTTATGGGTACGGTGGATTCATTTGTATAAGCTGCAGGGGCGTAACATTTGGGAAGTCTCGATAGCAGCTGACTCGTCTTGGAGTTGGCGGAAACTACTTCGAATTCGACCCATGGTTCGGCAATATTTTGGTTACCGGTTGGGTAATGGTGATACAGCATCTGCATGGTTCCTATAATTGGTGTGATTTGGGCCCACTTTTCCATGTCATTGCAATGGAAGATATCGCCAACGCAGGTTATTCTCTTCAAGCTAAGGTTAGTGATGTTTTTGGTGCTGATTTTGTTTGGCCGAGTGCGTGGATTGAAAAATATCCTAGTCTAGCGGCTTTTCAGAAACCAGTGTTGGACGATATGAGTGATAGGCTAGTTTGGAAGAGCTCTGATGCTGACCGTAATGCTTATGTTTCGTATATCTGGGAGTCCATTAGGCCTCGTGCTCAAGTGGTTAGCTGGTTTGATGTGGTTTGGTTCAACCAATGTATTCCTAAACATGCTTTTGTCATGTGGCTCTTGATGGGTGAACGGCTCAAGACGCAGGATCGTTTAAAGCCTTGGGAGCTTcgtgacaacccaactctgatatgTTTCTTGTGTAATGAATCCATAGATTAGCATGACCACCTTTTCTTTCAATGTTCGTACTCAAAGAAGGTATGGTGTTTAGTTTTGGGGCTGATCTGTGTTGATATGGGAGGTTTTGAATGGAAGACGTGTCGGGTTGCTATTATGAGTGCTGCTTCACGGAAGAGTGTGGTATGGATTGTTTCCAAACTTTGCTTCGCCGCTAGTGTTTATCATATATGGCAGGAAAGAAATGCGAGGTTATTCAAGCGGGGAAAGAAGACGGAAGAACAACTGTTTGAATCGATCAGGTCCAATGTCCGGCTGAAACTGATGGCCACTTTATTTAAGGCTACAAAAAAGGTGGATCAAATGAAAGAGGATTGGTGGCTTTGTTAGTTGAGTCAGTCTGTCTGTGGTTGTttttgtgacgacccaaaaatttccgaccaaatttaaacttaatctttatatgttttcgacacgataagcaaagtctgtaatgttgaaatctcaaaaactttgaaaactatgttcatgtgttcaattaacctttgaccattcccgacgattcacgaacaactaattataaatagatacatatatatttaaatgtatatatataatgatttgaaatataaatttaaataaaatactatttaggtattagaaataaatatgtaaaataaaataatataagataatgAAGTTATActttataatgaatatatatatatatatatatatatatatatatatatatatatatatatatatatatatatatatatatatataaaatgtatattaaaaataaatgttaaatgattttaatactcgtttgttgttcagattgatattaagcaagttaaattaaaacttatgtaattttaaaataaacggtgatacgaaaatgagttctataaattttaggcttattaaaaatgtatttaggaactatttgttaagttttaacactttttatatttttacccaaaaattgagagggacggttgatgtaatttttatgtaacaaattaaggatcgaattttatactataatgaccaaaataaataaagttagttaaaataaaaatttgggatttttcggaGTACTTTTGTTCGCTCCTGATTATCAACGGAATACGAAATCCAGCccgtgaaaggaatagtagacgacggctaatatattcacacgtttatattttttaaatattattataattatattattattactttatgaaTTGTGATTGATCCGTGAATTATGATTGATATATTCGTTAGTGATACTGTGCTTGATTGTACCTATTACTACTTTATGTTTTGTTTCATTACACCACTTGATACCAGAAAAGTTTCTTTTCCCTATTATAGTATTACTAATCGATcacatatcaaatatcaatattatatgtatatatgtagacATATGCATATTGAGTAATGTAAGAACACCCATTTTCCTTCCCTTCCTCTTCTTGATTCAACCAACTTCATCAAACTTAACCATGAAACCCACTTCAAAACTGAACCATATTTACATCATGTAACAAACCATTATCGGCCACCTACGTGATTATTCTACTCGATATCACTGTTTTCTATTCGAAAACTCACAACCCATCATCACTTGCATGTTTACTTGTTTCCTGATGCAACTAACAACCGAACATACACCACCGGCTACCATGAAACACCCAAACACCACATCAACATGAACCCATCAACCTTATAATTACTGCTGATCCTGTTCGGTTTCTCTGTTACAGTAACGTAATGATTGTGGTAATGGATTGATGAGGTAACAATGATGTTAAGATTGATTTGTTTTTGGTTTCTAATGGAACTAGTTTAACTGCTTTTGCATATTTATCATTATGGCAGACATTCACCAACCTTATAGCCCCACTTgtgtaaaaaaaaagaaaaaaaaaagaaaccgaTCTATGCTCGGCTGTCATATTCAGTGTTTATGTTGGGCCGCATTTTGGAGTTCAAATATTTAGATGGACGTACAAATTTGGGCCGTGGAGTTATAGGTTTTATTGGGCCGTGTTTTCCCTTTACTTTTTGGGCCGTGTTATAACTATCATAAGCTTTTGGACCGAGATCCATTTTTGGGTCGAATAAAATTGATGATGTTAATGATTTTAGAAGTGAGGGTAATAGTATGATAATTAATAATGATGTTCATGATAAAGAAAAGATATGggagatgattatgattatgataataaaatgataatgatacgaGTATAGATGATAATGATGACATAGGTGATAATTAAGATGATGGTGTTAAGATTATAGATGATGAATGATATAGTAATATAGATATGATGATACGTGAGAATGAACTCATGGTTATGAAGTGATCATTTGATGAAGATGGGGAAAATGGGATAATGATGTTATGATGATAACGTGATTACATAATGATAAATGGTtaggatgatgataaagatgatgatagaaTGGGAATTTAAAACAGAAATAACAAAACAGACGAATGGTTTGGAGTGTTGCAGGtgggcgagaggtcgtgggttcaaacttggacttgagcatttttttagactacttctttgaggtagtttacttattactcttgatagtgctccaaataaacatatatttaggcgcaatatccttccaatatgtaaagcttttagttgcaattgttctatttttatgtaatat
This genomic window from Rutidosis leptorrhynchoides isolate AG116_Rl617_1_P2 chromosome 2, CSIRO_AGI_Rlap_v1, whole genome shotgun sequence contains:
- the LOC139889894 gene encoding uncharacterized protein, translated to MEDIANAGYSLQAKVSDVFGADFVWPSAWIEKYPSLAAFQKPVLDDMSDRLVWKSSDADRNAYVSYIWESIRPRAQVVSWFDVVWFNQCIPKHAFVMWLLMGERLKTQDRLKPWELRDNPTLICFEWKTCRVAIMSAASRKSVVWIVSKLCFAASVYHIWQERNARLFKRGKKTEEQLFESIRSNVRLKLMATLFKATKKVDQMKEDWWLC